The DNA segment GAATGCCGTCGGTACCTCGGAGCGATTCAGCGACCGCTTAACTTCGGGGATCTCCGGCTACCTCAGCACGCAGATGACCCAAATCGGTTCGCGGACCCTGGGAGTTGAAACCTTTGAAATCGACCCGGTTTACGGAAATAAATTCGACCCGCTGGGAACCCGCCTGACGGTAGGATTCTATACGCACCCCAATCTCTATATATACGGTAGAAGCGCACTCTCCGGAGAAAGTGGAAGGGAAGTGGGATTCGAGTACAGAATAAAACGATTTCTGCTCTTGGAAGGCAGTCGGGACGATGCCAATCTGTATCACTTGCTATTGAATCTCTATTGGGACTATTAAGAATATGATTGTGAGACTCAACATATTATTCTCAATCATCGTTGGCGGTCTTATACTGAGCAGTTCGGCTTCCGCTCAGTTTTCCGCAAATTCACATCTCAATCGCTGGCTTCTCAAAAAACCGGTAATCGATTCCATAATTATAAAAGGTAACAAGTACTTTGATGAATCGAAAGTTAGGGGCGTGATGTTTTCCCGCCGCGGCAACATCTTTCGCGCTATCAAATCCGAACGGCGGGGGCGGGTCCAGCGCGAAACCGTGATGCGGGACACGGCTGAGGTGAAATATCTATATTTGTCTTCCGGCTTTCTGGGAGTGCGTTTGAAAGAGGAATTCGAGCCGATTCCGCCCGATTCCAATGCCAAAGTCATTATGAATATAAACGAAGGGCGACAATTTTTCTATGACAGGTCAGTGGTAACAGGAACTTATGATACAACTTTCGCCCGGGATTTGGGCGGCATCGCTCTTCGATTCAAAAAGGGCAAACCGGTTAATCCCTTTGCCTTGAAACAGACGCTGTATGACTGCAAATCGGTCTTAGCCAACCGCGGTTACCCCTACGCAACCGCCGATTATCAAATCGATACCAGTGAGACGAATGACCGTGCTGATATAAGATTTATCATAAGATCGGATTCCCTGGTTCACTTCGGAAACCTTCGCATAATTGGCGTCAAATATTACGATTCCTCCATTGTCCGACGCGAAATCACTTTTCATAAGGGCGATATTTATCGCCGCAAAGATATTATCGATACTCAGAAACGGTTGCTGAGTACGGGATATTATCTCACCCTCCAATTGTTCAGTGCTACCGGAGATTCCGTCAAAGCGGCCAATCGGTTGAATCCCGATTTTGTCCTTAATTTGAAAGAGAGAAAACCGCGATATGTATCGATAAAAACCGGTGCCGGACAGGATCCGTATAAGGATTTGATTTGGGATTTTTCGGCCTCTTGGGGAAAGAGGAATTTTCTTAAATCCCGCAATCTGGAATTGTCGGCCCAGACAAGGCTGGTGATATTCACGGAATGGCGAGTAATAAGCCACGGTTATAGTGTGAAATTTACGGAGCCGAGATTTCTGGGGATCAGGATGCCGGCCGTTCTGACCGGGCAAATCGAACCGGGGGTGCGCTCGGCGGTTCAGCCCTACCGGATTCAGACCTGGTCAGTTTCGCTCGAGACGAACTGGAATTATGACGAAAGACTCAAAATCATGTCGGGAACGTCCTATAAATCCGTTAATATTTACGGTCTGAGTGCCGCGGATGCCCTCAAATTAAGACAGGATCAGGGTATTAATATCAGGAGAAATATCTATTTCAATATCAACCGCGACTATCGTGATAATCCTTTCGTGCCGGCGGCCGGCTCCCTGACATCCCTGCGTCTTGAATATGCCGGTGGAATCATGGGCGGTGATGAGAATTTCATTTATGCCGATGCTTCCTGGTCTCGCTACCAGCATATCTGGCCGGGGTGGATTTCCGCATCGCGCATTAAATTCGGCCGGGTCCAGGCTTTCTCAACTTCGGCCAATGTTCCGATTGATGTCCGTTTCTATGCCGGAGGGGCAAATACGGTGCGCGGATTTCCGGAAAACGGACTCGGCCCCGCACTTCCTGATGGGACACCTGAAGGGGGTAATTATTTGGTGATCGGTAACCAGGAATTCCGCTATCCGATAATCGGCAAACTTTGGGGCTCGCTTTTCGCCGATATGGGCAATGTATTTCTGGCCGCTCAGGATATTAAATGGACCAATCTGGCCTGGTCTTATGGGGTCGGTATCCAATTCATTTCGCCGGCCGGACCGATTCGTTTTGACTACGCCCGAAGAATCCGCACCAAAACGATTCTGCCGGGTCACAGATTTCATTTTACAATTCTTTACGCATTTTAGAGCAACCACCGTATCATATTGATAAAGTTGGAGATAGAACCAATATTGACATCCATAAATAATTGGCTATTTTGACAGTAATTGGAATTCATATCCGATAATGAGGTAAATAAATTGAAGCAGATATATCTTGATTACAACAGTACGACGCCGCTCGATGAGAGAGTTCTGGAAGCCATGCTTCCATATTTAAAAACGAAATTCGGCAATGCCAGTTCTCTGCATGGTTTCGGACGGGAAGCCAAAGCCGGTCTGGAAGAAGCAAGGGAAAAGGTAGCGGCGCTTCTCGGGGTGGAACCGTCGGAAATCTACTTTACCTCCGGCGGTACCGAATCGGACAACATGGCCCTAAAGGGCATTGCCTATAACAGACAGGGAAAACGCAACCATATCATAACATCCGCCATTGAGCACCACGCGGTTCTGGAATCGGCAAAATTTATAGAGAAGAGCGGGCTCAGGGTCGATTATCTTGGTGTCGACAAGGAAGGTTTTGTTTCTCCGGCGTCGCTCAGGGAAAAGATCGATGATGAAACTTCAATTGTTTCTATCATGCAGGCCAACAATGAAGTCGGTACGATTCAGGATATAAAATCATTGGCACGGATTGCCCATGACAGAGGCGCTCTGTTCCATACCGATGCCGTTCAGGCGGTCGGTAAAATCGAAGTTAATATCAAAGAGCTTGATGTTGATCTGCTTTCTTTGTCCGCCCATAAATTTTATGGCCCCAAAGGTGTCGGCGCCATGTTTCTTCGCAAAGGGATTAAAATTTCCCCGCTTTCACATGGCGGACATCACGAAAAGGGTCGCCGCGCCGGGACTGAAAACGTTGCGGGCGTGGTGGGATTGGCCGCAGCGCTGGAATTGGCTGAAAAGAATCGTGAAGTCGAGCACCAGCGATTATCAAGTTTGGCGGATTTCTTCATCGGTGCCGTCCAATCACGGATTGAAGATGTTTACCTGAACGGGCCGAGGGAAAACGATCGGAGAGTGCCTTCGACTGTAAACCTGTCATTCCAGGCCGTCGAGGGGGAGTCGATCATCCTGTCGCTCGATATGAAGGGGATAGGGGTGGCTTCGGGCTCCGCCTGCACTTCCGGATCGCTGGAAGCTTCCCACGTATTGATGGCCATGGGGATTCCTCCGGAATTGGCCCAGGGATCGATCCGGTTCTCGATGGGACGGTTCACAACCAAAGATGATTTGGAATATACCGTTTCCGTTCTGCCGGAAATTATCGAGCGGTTAAGGGCCATGTCGCCGCTTTACAATAAGGGCAAATAAAAGGTTCTTGACCGAGCAAGATCTGGGATCGCTAAACCGATCCCTTTTTCATCTTTATGGCAAAAAGAGTATTGGTCGCAGTTTCGGGAGGAGTCGATTCCTCGGTAGCCATGCTGCTCCTTCGGGATGCCGGGTATGAAGTGGCCGCCGCCCATATGAAATTATGGGATTATGCGGAGGTCGGGGGTGATAGTTATCAGGATGGCCGCTGTTGCTCTCTCGAGGCCATTAATGATCTCAGGCTGATATGCGAGCGGTTATCAATACCTTTTTACGTTTTGAACTTCTCGAAGCAGTTTCGGGAAATTGTGATTGAAAATTTCGTCTCCGAATATCGGGCCGGGCGGACCCCCAATCCTTGTGTTCTATGTAATACTCACCTGAAATGGTCGGCCTTTCTTCAAAAGGCCCGCGAAACGGATTGTGATTTCATCGCCACGGGACATTATGCTATCGTGGAAAACGATTTGAACCGCAATAGATATTGTGTCCGCAAGGGAGTGGATGATACCCGCGATCAGTCATATGCCCTCTGGGGGCTGACGCAGGAGGCGCTCTCTCGAACTCTTTTCCCCCTGGGTAAATACCATAAAACGGAAATCCGGGCCTTGGCTCGGCGTTACAATCTCAAGAATGCCGAAAAGCCGGAATCGCGCGAAATTTGTTTTGTCGCCGATGACAATTATCATAGATTCATAAAAGAGTGGGAGGAGAAACAGGGTCGCAAAATCGAACCCGGAAATATAGTCGATGAAAATGGCGCCAATATCGGGCGGCACTCTGGAACCCCGTTCTACACAATTGGACAGCGTAAGGGTCTGGGAATATCCAATCCGACTCCGCTGTATGTCCATAGGATTGATGCCAAAAATAATGACGTCGTCGTGGGAGGGCAAGGTGGTCTTTTTAGATCAAACATGATCGTGAAAGATATTAATTGGGTCGCTTTAGATAATCCGCAGAAATCCTTCCCGGCCGAAATAAAAATACGTTATTTGCACAAGCCGTCACCGGGCACTGTCACCCCGGGAGAAAATAGCACGGCCGAGGTAAAATTCGACATCCCGCAGCGTGCTATTACCCCCGGACAGTCGGCGGTTTTCTATAACGGCGATCTGGTTTTGGGAGGCGGTTTTATTGAATCCTAAAAAAATAGTTGAATCGCCTTCGGACGATTTATACCTTTGTAAGTAGAAATTATAAAAGCGAGGAATTAATGTTTAAAGCCACATTTTTGGGACACAGTTGTGTCATGGCGACTGACGGCAAATACAATATCATCATAGATCCTTTCCTCACCGGCAATCCCCTCGCAACCATAAAAGCCGATCAGGTCAAAGTTGATTATATTCTGGTTACCCATGGCCACGGCGACCATTTGGGCGATGCTGTTCCCATCGCCATGAAGAATGACGCCATCATTATCGCTCCGAACGAACTGGCCATCTATGTTCAGAAGCAGGGCGCCAGGGCACATAATATGCATATCGGGGGAGCTTATAATTTTCCTTTCGGGCGAGTCAAAATGACGATTGCCCACCACGGCTCCGGGGCCGGCGACGGTTTGGTGTATACCGGCAATCCTTGCGGGTTCCTGATCAGCATGGGGGGGAAAACGATGTACCATGCCGGCGACACTGGTCTGTTCTATGATATGAAATTGATCGGCGATATGAATAAAATTGACCTGGCTTTTTTGCCGATTGGGGACAATTTTACCATGGGAATTGACGACGCCGTCAAGGCCGTGGAATTTCTGCATCCCGGAACCGTCATCCCCATGCATTATAAAACCTGGCCCGTAATCGATACGGAACCGGCTCAATTTGCGGCTCGCTTAAAAGAAAGTGCAACCAAAACCGTAATACTGAAACCCGGTGAATCGATAGAAATATAATGACCTGACCGGCGGATCAAGATGTAGGCATATAAGGCGGCGGTTGCATGCAAACCGCCTCTGGAAGGAGTGGATATGAAGCACCCGATAAAAATAACTATTTGGATAGCCGCAATCTTAGCTGCATTGGTTATTATCGGAATTGCCGGCCTGACCATATTTTTCCCCAAGGAGAAGGTGCGGGCAATGGCCGTCGACAAGATTTCGGCCGCCCTTGATCGCAAAGTCACAATCGATGGCATTTCCGTCTCATTCTGGGGAGGCATCGGGGCTTATCTGGAAGGATTGAAGATTTCCAACCCTCAGAGATTCGGGGGGCCCGATTTTGTCAGCGCGAAAGCCCTTGATGTCAAAGTGGCCATTCTTCCATTGCTGAAAAAAGAAATTCAAATAACGCGGCTGATTCTGGTCGAGCCGGAAATAAATATGCACAAATTGTCCGACGGCCGCAGCAATTTCAAATTTGGAGCGGCTGCACCTGCCAACGACAACAAAACCTCCAAAGAAGAAATATCTGATGAAACCAAAGTCGCGGCGGCCGCCATTTCTTTCGATAATTTGCGCATCAAGGACGGGTCCATTCGATACTTAGATGATTCCGCAAGTTCAGAAGCGGGGGTGGACGGATTCAATTTGCAGTCGAAGATGGAGACGACTCCGGCCGGGGCATATCACGCCAACGGCAATTTTAATGCTCAAACTATTAATTACAGCGCCCCCGGCATCAAATTGCCGCCATTGACGATTGCGGCCGATTACGATGTGACGGCTGACCTTAAAGCCAATACGCTTGTTCTATCCGACTCGAAAATCAGAATCAATGATATTGAACTGGCCCTTAAGGCCGGTATTCCCAATTTGCAGACGATGGCTTATGCCAATGCCGAAGCGACCATTGGCAGATTTGAATTGCAGAATGTTATCAACCTGCTTCCGGAAA comes from the Candidatus Zixiibacteriota bacterium genome and includes:
- a CDS encoding putative Surface antigen (D15) (Evidence 3 : Putative function from multiple computational evidences); protein product: MIVRLNILFSIIVGGLILSSSASAQFSANSHLNRWLLKKPVIDSIIIKGNKYFDESKVRGVMFSRRGNIFRAIKSERRGRVQRETVMRDTAEVKYLYLSSGFLGVRLKEEFEPIPPDSNAKVIMNINEGRQFFYDRSVVTGTYDTTFARDLGGIALRFKKGKPVNPFALKQTLYDCKSVLANRGYPYATADYQIDTSETNDRADIRFIIRSDSLVHFGNLRIIGVKYYDSSIVRREITFHKGDIYRRKDIIDTQKRLLSTGYYLTLQLFSATGDSVKAANRLNPDFVLNLKERKPRYVSIKTGAGQDPYKDLIWDFSASWGKRNFLKSRNLELSAQTRLVIFTEWRVISHGYSVKFTEPRFLGIRMPAVLTGQIEPGVRSAVQPYRIQTWSVSLETNWNYDERLKIMSGTSYKSVNIYGLSAADALKLRQDQGINIRRNIYFNINRDYRDNPFVPAAGSLTSLRLEYAGGIMGGDENFIYADASWSRYQHIWPGWISASRIKFGRVQAFSTSANVPIDVRFYAGGANTVRGFPENGLGPALPDGTPEGGNYLVIGNQEFRYPIIGKLWGSLFADMGNVFLAAQDIKWTNLAWSYGVGIQFISPAGPIRFDYARRIRTKTILPGHRFHFTILYAF
- the iscS gene encoding Cysteine desulfurase, with product MEFISDNEVNKLKQIYLDYNSTTPLDERVLEAMLPYLKTKFGNASSLHGFGREAKAGLEEAREKVAALLGVEPSEIYFTSGGTESDNMALKGIAYNRQGKRNHIITSAIEHHAVLESAKFIEKSGLRVDYLGVDKEGFVSPASLREKIDDETSIVSIMQANNEVGTIQDIKSLARIAHDRGALFHTDAVQAVGKIEVNIKELDVDLLSLSAHKFYGPKGVGAMFLRKGIKISPLSHGGHHEKGRRAGTENVAGVVGLAAALELAEKNREVEHQRLSSLADFFIGAVQSRIEDVYLNGPRENDRRVPSTVNLSFQAVEGESIILSLDMKGIGVASGSACTSGSLEASHVLMAMGIPPELAQGSIRFSMGRFTTKDDLEYTVSVLPEIIERLRAMSPLYNKGK
- the mnmA gene encoding tRNA-specific 2-thiouridylase MnmA, with the protein product MAKRVLVAVSGGVDSSVAMLLLRDAGYEVAAAHMKLWDYAEVGGDSYQDGRCCSLEAINDLRLICERLSIPFYVLNFSKQFREIVIENFVSEYRAGRTPNPCVLCNTHLKWSAFLQKARETDCDFIATGHYAIVENDLNRNRYCVRKGVDDTRDQSYALWGLTQEALSRTLFPLGKYHKTEIRALARRYNLKNAEKPESREICFVADDNYHRFIKEWEEKQGRKIEPGNIVDENGANIGRHSGTPFYTIGQRKGLGISNPTPLYVHRIDAKNNDVVVGGQGGLFRSNMIVKDINWVALDNPQKSFPAEIKIRYLHKPSPGTVTPGENSTAEVKFDIPQRAITPGQSAVFYNGDLVLGGGFIES
- a CDS encoding conserved hypothetical protein (Evidence 4 : Unknown function but conserved in other organisms) produces the protein MFKATFLGHSCVMATDGKYNIIIDPFLTGNPLATIKADQVKVDYILVTHGHGDHLGDAVPIAMKNDAIIIAPNELAIYVQKQGARAHNMHIGGAYNFPFGRVKMTIAHHGSGAGDGLVYTGNPCGFLISMGGKTMYHAGDTGLFYDMKLIGDMNKIDLAFLPIGDNFTMGIDDAVKAVEFLHPGTVIPMHYKTWPVIDTEPAQFAARLKESATKTVILKPGESIEI